The Vigna unguiculata cultivar IT97K-499-35 chromosome 11, ASM411807v1, whole genome shotgun sequence genomic sequence ATCAGAATAAGAAAACGTTATTGATGAATACTTATTATTGATGATGTGATCAAAGCTCATACTTCACTTGAACCAAGATAAAAACTACCTCAATATCTATTATTGTGACCAAATATCCTAAATAATCATCCACATGCAACTCAACAGGTTACTACATTTGGTATCCACATACAAACCCTCCTTTTTCAAAAGGTTGAACCCTACTTGTGAGAATTAATGCTTGTCAGAATGAATGATAAATATGCAAACCTACTTTTCAGAATGAATGATAAATATGCAAACCTACTTTTCAGAATGTCACACTCACTCATTCAAAAATGAATGTCACGGTAAATGCTAAAgacaaacaaaagaaagaagaagaaaaataataagaaagagGAACACAcgtgaaaacaaagaaaaaaaagtatttcacTCTTAACAGCTAGACCAGGCTATAAAAGATATACCTTATTGAGGTGAATTACCATCAACCTTTTCTGTCTTAAGTTAACATTCACACTCTATAGCTAGAGCTTCTAATGGCTTCAACAGAAGGACCGTACGAGGAAGAGAAGCTGCTTCTGTCGACCCTTCCCAAAGACACGGGTTGGCAATCACAGCATCTCTATCTTTTTCAAGGTTTTTGGTGTCCATCCTTTCATCTTCAAGGTGTGAACAGTTTTCAGAAGCACTTTGAGGCAAAAGATAACGATGTTATTGTTGCTGCCTTTCCAAAATCAGGCACTACATGGTTGAAAGCCCTAACTTTTTCTATTCTCAACAGACAACGTTTCTCACCTTCTCATAATCATCCATTACTCACTTCCATTTCTCATGAGCTTGTTCCTTTCCTTGAATTTATCTTCCATCCTCATAATCTCCAATATAAACGTCCTTACCCTCTCAAAGATATGACTGAGCCAAGACTTTTTGCTACTCACATTCCATTCCCTTCCCTCTCCAACTCAATCAAGGACTCCAACTGCAAGATAGTCTATATCTGCAGAAACCCATTTGACACTTTTGTTTCTGCATGGGTCTTCTTCAATAAAATTAAGCCACACTCTCTGCATGACCTAACAATAGAGGAATCTTTAGAAAAGTACTGCAAGGGAATATGTGGGTATGGTCCACATTGGGATCATATGTTAGGTTACTGGAAACAGAGCATGGCTACACCAAACAAGGTTCTGTTCTTGAAGTATGAGGAACTCAAAGAAGATGTCAATTTTTACGTTAAAAGAGTTGCAGAATTCTTGGACTGTCCTTTCACAGAAGAAGAGGAAAGTAACGGAGTCATCGAAAGCATAATCAAGTTATGCAGTTTCGACAAAATGAAGAATCTAGAAGTCAATAAATCTGGAACAATTGACAGAAACATTGAGAAAAAGTACTTTTTTCGGAAAGGTGAAATAGGAGATTGGGTAAACTACTTTTCCCCAGCTATGATAGACAAGTTATCCAAAACAATCGAAGAAAAATTACGTGGATCTGGTCTTTCCTTTAAAACATGTTCTTAAATTTGTAATCACGTCTCCTACAGCgttaaatatcatatatatatatatatatatatatatatatatatatatatatatatatatatatatatatatatatgactgtATCGGATTCTGAATGTGACTATGTGAGAGGCATTCATGAGTTATGCAGATTGTTTTGTCGAATATCAATTGGATTGAGTGTGTGTTAACCTTAAGTTTTGTTTGGGTCCATGTactttcaataatttatttacgcACTTTTTCTTTCACAGTcctattatgtaattttatgtTTGGAACTGCAAAAGCATGTTGTTGCAAGTTGTGTACTGAAGAAAAagtaatattgttatttatattaacacGGTATAAGTTTAATACATGAATGATGCATAGATTGTAAAACATTTGATACAATATACAATTGTTTTTTGGTAAAACAAAAACCTTGAAGTTAATGCTCACTCATAAAAAGGTTTCTATTCGATGTTATTTTGTAGCAAACAATTTCCACCTTATACAATTGTGAagtttattgtattatttttaaattaactatttttccaaattataataatttcatatagATGAGTTTTATTAACTACAAATATGGACACTAGTGCAGGAGAAAATTTTTGCCCCGGTTATTTTGAATCTTTGACCTCGGTTTAACACCTGAGGCATATATTGTCGAGACAAAAAAGGTTATCTTTCTACCTCAGTTCACACCTGAGGCATATTTAATCATTACTGTCTCGGTTCTAGAATAACTGAGGCCTAATAtagacattaaaaataaaaataaaaaaattaaaacacccACACACCCAAAGCAAAGTAGTGgccatttcaaaatattttttcccatTACCATTTCAAAAGCAGACACCACAAACATCAACCCTCACCACTGGAACCTTGTCATCAAATAATGCTCTAACCGAAGGCTTTGTCACCATCACTCAACACAAGCTTCGTTCAATTTCGTATAAAAGAGAAACTCAGAGAAAACACAAAACAAGACCAATCTAAAATCGCTTcttcaaaattagaaaatatcaGATTCCAAAACACCTCATATTCAAACCATCACCAATCAGAGACCCTAAAATGGTGAAACGAAAGGCATGCTCTAATCTCGTTTGAAGCTTTGAATCTATcaaaaaccaaaccaaaaaaaCAAAGGAACCAAATCAGAGAGTGAGAGAAAAGGGAACGAAGCGAACAGATTCGAGGCTCACTGAAGTTTCACCGGAGGCGGGCTAACAAC encodes the following:
- the LOC114170600 gene encoding cytosolic sulfotransferase 15-like — translated: MASTEGPYEEEKLLLSTLPKDTGWQSQHLYLFQGFWCPSFHLQGVNSFQKHFEAKDNDVIVAAFPKSGTTWLKALTFSILNRQRFSPSHNHPLLTSISHELVPFLEFIFHPHNLQYKRPYPLKDMTEPRLFATHIPFPSLSNSIKDSNCKIVYICRNPFDTFVSAWVFFNKIKPHSLHDLTIEESLEKYCKGICGYGPHWDHMLGYWKQSMATPNKVLFLKYEELKEDVNFYVKRVAEFLDCPFTEEEESNGVIESIIKLCSFDKMKNLEVNKSGTIDRNIEKKYFFRKGEIGDWVNYFSPAMIDKLSKTIEEKLRGSGLSFKTCS